One genomic region from Methanomassiliicoccales archaeon encodes:
- a CDS encoding zinc ribbon domain-containing protein: MEQEVRCQSCGMLMGSGIFGTLANGKETQEYCSFCFQNGKYTNPDATMKGMIDNSVRIMVKKMAIPEDRAREIANETIPQLKRWSTPGTVHEKV; this comes from the coding sequence ATGGAGCAGGAAGTTCGTTGTCAAAGCTGCGGGATGCTGATGGGAAGCGGGATCTTTGGCACTCTTGCGAACGGCAAGGAGACCCAGGAGTATTGCAGTTTCTGCTTCCAGAACGGCAAGTACACCAACCCGGACGCGACCATGAAAGGGATGATCGATAACTCGGTGAGGATCATGGTCAAGAAGATGGCGATACCGGAGGACCGGGCGAGGGAGATCGCCAACGAGACGATACCTCAACTCAAGCGTTGGTCGACACCAGGCACCGTGCACGAGAAGGTCTGA
- the hmgA gene encoding hydroxymethylglutaryl-CoA reductase (NADPH): MSGGLKNRGKTKQDVDERRQAAEEFTGTKLNAVSHCSFDPIVAEKNIENMIGCVQIPLGFVGPILINGGYAKGEFLVPMATTEGALLASVSRGCSVISQSGGADVVIVKDEMTRAPVFRTEGVKHCAEVSCWVDDHFDDIKNVAESTTKHGKLLKIRAFASGKSLFLRFSYDTGDAMGMNMATIATEAASRFIEEKTGATLVSVSGNMCTDKKPAAIDYIEGRGKVVLADVTIPKIVLEEKLHTTAEKAAETCFRKNLVGSAMALSYGFNAHMANMIAAIYLATGQDPAQVVEGSMGMTTAEIVEDGLYLSVRIPCVEVGTVGGGTRLPCQNEALSMIDCVGLGKSKKLAEIVGAVVLAGELSTLAAQSAGELGKAHKALGR; encoded by the coding sequence ATGTCTGGCGGTCTGAAGAACAGGGGCAAGACCAAGCAGGACGTCGATGAACGCCGTCAAGCAGCGGAGGAGTTCACCGGGACCAAACTGAACGCCGTCTCGCACTGCTCGTTCGACCCGATCGTGGCGGAGAAGAACATCGAGAACATGATCGGATGCGTCCAGATACCGCTGGGATTCGTTGGTCCAATCCTTATCAACGGCGGTTACGCCAAGGGCGAGTTCCTCGTCCCCATGGCGACGACCGAAGGGGCGTTGCTTGCGTCCGTTTCTCGCGGCTGCAGCGTCATATCACAATCCGGCGGAGCTGACGTCGTCATCGTCAAGGACGAGATGACCCGTGCTCCGGTCTTCCGGACCGAGGGCGTCAAGCACTGTGCCGAGGTATCGTGCTGGGTAGACGATCATTTCGACGATATCAAGAACGTGGCGGAAAGCACCACCAAGCACGGCAAGCTTTTGAAGATCCGGGCTTTCGCTTCGGGCAAGAGCCTCTTTCTCCGTTTCTCGTATGACACCGGCGACGCCATGGGCATGAACATGGCGACGATCGCTACGGAGGCGGCGTCCCGTTTCATAGAGGAGAAGACCGGAGCGACCCTCGTCTCCGTCTCGGGCAACATGTGCACCGACAAGAAACCGGCTGCCATTGACTATATCGAAGGCCGCGGCAAGGTCGTGCTGGCCGATGTAACGATTCCGAAGATCGTTCTGGAGGAGAAGCTCCACACGACGGCGGAGAAGGCGGCCGAGACCTGCTTCCGCAAGAACCTGGTCGGGTCGGCGATGGCGCTATCGTATGGATTCAACGCGCACATGGCGAACATGATCGCGGCGATCTACCTGGCCACCGGCCAGGACCCGGCGCAGGTCGTGGAGGGCAGCATGGGCATGACGACGGCGGAAATCGTCGAGGACGGGCTGTACCTCTCCGTGCGGATACCGTGCGTCGAGGTCGGCACCGTTGGTGGAGGAACCCGTCTTCCGTGCCAGAACGAGGCGCTCTCCATGATCGACTGCGTCGGCCTGGGCAAGTCCAAAAAGCTGGCGGAGATCGTCGGAGCGGTCGTCCTGGCGGGGGAACTGTCGACGTTGGCGGCGCAGTCCGCCGGCGAGCTGGGCAAGGCGCACAAGGCGCTGGGACGCTGA
- the pheT gene encoding phenylalanine--tRNA ligase subunit beta: MPVINFNFNDLVGLLGKDVPSSVVLERIPMIGADLHEFDAATGDTSIEFFPNRPDLYSVEGVARSLRAFMDIVPGLHVYPTKDSGIVMKVEETVSEVRPYVVAAVIKNVVMTDQIIRSLMELQEKLHLTVGRKRVKVAIGVHDLDKVSPPFVYKGAEPDSVSFVPLAKDEPMTMREVLEKHEKGVAYKSILEGKPLYPVILDANGDVLSFPPIINGRLTTVTTDTKNIFIDVTGMDYITISGVLNIVTTSIAERGGDIETVTIVQGRKKDVTPKLEPGLWKIDIAAANKWLGLELDSDGMAKCLARMGYSAEGKGKKLNVHSSAVRMDLIHPHDVIEDIAIGHGYENFGKVLPKTQTVGSERPIERAADLVRQLMVGYGFWEATTLTLTSKEDQFQHMRVHEQEVVEVLNPVSEDHTCLRLRLTPSLLAVLRKSKHRDLPQRIFEVGDIVDVKRRKNLAVMAIHSKAGFTEMKSVVEGVMRDLSVKFDLEPLESGMYIPGRGASVIVNGQCIGSFGELHPEVITAFELGYPVISFEVNLDVLVEGKVGKIF; this comes from the coding sequence ATGCCAGTAATCAACTTCAACTTCAACGACCTGGTCGGTCTGCTGGGCAAGGACGTTCCCAGCTCGGTCGTGCTGGAACGCATCCCCATGATCGGAGCGGACCTGCACGAGTTCGACGCCGCCACCGGCGATACGTCGATCGAGTTCTTCCCGAACCGGCCGGACCTGTACTCGGTTGAAGGTGTTGCACGTTCGCTGCGTGCGTTCATGGACATCGTTCCCGGTCTTCACGTCTATCCGACCAAGGATTCTGGCATCGTGATGAAGGTGGAGGAGACGGTCAGCGAGGTGCGTCCCTACGTCGTCGCGGCCGTCATCAAGAACGTGGTCATGACCGACCAGATCATCCGTTCGCTGATGGAGCTGCAGGAAAAGCTTCATCTGACCGTCGGCCGGAAACGTGTGAAGGTGGCGATCGGCGTCCATGATCTGGACAAGGTCTCGCCCCCGTTCGTCTACAAGGGCGCGGAACCGGACAGTGTATCGTTCGTCCCGCTGGCAAAGGACGAGCCGATGACCATGCGGGAGGTGCTGGAGAAGCATGAGAAGGGCGTCGCATACAAGTCCATCCTGGAAGGCAAGCCGCTCTACCCAGTTATCCTCGACGCAAACGGGGACGTGCTCTCGTTCCCGCCCATCATCAACGGAAGGCTGACGACGGTGACGACGGATACGAAGAACATCTTCATCGACGTCACCGGGATGGATTACATCACTATCAGCGGCGTTCTGAACATCGTGACCACGTCCATCGCCGAGAGGGGAGGGGATATCGAGACGGTCACCATCGTCCAGGGCCGGAAGAAGGACGTCACGCCGAAGCTGGAACCGGGCCTGTGGAAGATCGACATCGCCGCCGCCAACAAATGGCTCGGCCTGGAGCTGGACTCCGATGGCATGGCCAAGTGCCTGGCCCGGATGGGCTATTCCGCCGAAGGCAAGGGCAAGAAATTGAACGTTCATTCGTCCGCCGTCCGCATGGACCTGATACATCCGCACGACGTGATCGAGGACATCGCCATCGGCCACGGTTACGAGAACTTCGGCAAAGTGCTTCCCAAAACACAGACCGTCGGTTCCGAGCGGCCCATCGAGAGGGCGGCGGATCTCGTCCGCCAGCTCATGGTCGGGTACGGGTTCTGGGAGGCGACGACGCTGACGCTGACGTCGAAGGAGGACCAGTTCCAGCACATGCGGGTGCACGAGCAGGAGGTGGTCGAAGTGCTGAACCCGGTCAGCGAGGACCACACCTGCCTGCGGCTGCGTCTGACGCCATCGCTGCTGGCCGTTCTACGCAAAAGCAAGCACCGGGACCTGCCCCAAAGGATATTCGAGGTGGGCGACATTGTGGACGTGAAACGCCGCAAGAACCTGGCGGTCATGGCCATCCACTCCAAGGCCGGCTTCACCGAGATGAAGTCGGTGGTCGAGGGCGTGATGCGCGATCTCTCGGTCAAGTTCGACCTGGAGCCGCTCGAGTCCGGTATGTACATCCCGGGACGGGGGGCGTCCGTCATCGTCAACGGCCAGTGCATCGGTTCGTTCGGCGAATTGCACCCGGAAGTGATCACCGCTTTCGAGCTCGGATACCCGGTCATCTCGTTCGAGGTGAACCTCGATGTCCTGGTCGAGGGCAAGGTCGGAAAGATATTCTGA